The following are from one region of the Sandaracinus amylolyticus genome:
- a CDS encoding cytochrome P450 yields the protein MGSIPRDRAIDGSLALLREGYLFLPRRFERLETEVFELRLMGMRFIAMQGRDAAALFYDPTRFVRRGAVPMLVQRTLLGERGVQTLDGDMHAKRKRMFMSLMSRDRIDVLMSEMWRQWYAALDRWQHRDQIVLLEEAQDVMCRAACAWAGVPLEEREVRLRAEDFGAMVHSFATIGPRHLAGRVARSRTEHWMGEIIERIRRGELRPSPTQASYIVASHVDANDRPLDEHDASVELMNVLRPIVAIGTYVTFIAHALHAHPDHRAALREPVDETTRAERVEAFVQEVRRFYPFTPFLGACVREGFEWRGHQFPKGRRVLLDVFGTDHDRRLFEDPDAFRPDRFRAWQGGPYDFIPQGGGRYETGHRCAGEWVTIEAMKVALAFLTRAIDFRFAPQDPHIDLSRIPTLPRSGMLLSDVRAVSSEAPRPPVTRPDGAAARV from the coding sequence ATGGGCTCCATACCGCGCGACCGCGCGATCGACGGCTCCCTCGCGCTCCTGCGCGAGGGCTATCTCTTCCTGCCGCGTCGCTTCGAGCGCCTCGAGACCGAGGTCTTCGAGCTGCGCCTCATGGGCATGCGCTTCATCGCGATGCAGGGTCGCGACGCCGCCGCGCTCTTCTACGATCCGACGCGCTTCGTGCGTCGCGGCGCGGTGCCGATGCTCGTCCAGCGCACGCTGCTCGGCGAGCGCGGCGTGCAGACGCTCGACGGCGACATGCACGCCAAGCGCAAGCGCATGTTCATGTCGCTCATGTCGCGCGACCGCATCGACGTGCTGATGAGCGAGATGTGGAGGCAGTGGTACGCCGCGCTCGATCGCTGGCAGCACCGCGACCAGATCGTGCTGCTCGAGGAAGCGCAGGACGTGATGTGCCGCGCCGCGTGCGCGTGGGCGGGCGTGCCGCTCGAGGAGCGCGAGGTGCGGCTGCGCGCCGAGGACTTCGGCGCGATGGTGCACTCGTTCGCGACGATCGGCCCGCGCCACCTCGCCGGTCGCGTGGCGCGCTCGCGCACCGAGCACTGGATGGGCGAGATCATCGAGCGCATCCGCCGCGGCGAGCTCCGCCCTTCGCCGACCCAGGCGTCGTACATCGTCGCGTCGCACGTCGACGCGAACGACCGCCCGCTCGACGAGCACGATGCGTCGGTCGAGCTGATGAACGTGCTCCGCCCGATCGTCGCGATCGGCACCTACGTCACGTTCATCGCGCACGCGCTGCACGCGCACCCCGATCACCGCGCCGCGCTGCGCGAGCCGGTCGACGAGACCACGCGCGCCGAGCGCGTCGAGGCGTTCGTGCAGGAGGTGCGGCGCTTCTATCCGTTCACGCCGTTCCTCGGTGCGTGCGTGCGCGAGGGCTTCGAGTGGCGCGGCCACCAGTTCCCGAAGGGGCGCCGGGTCCTGCTCGACGTGTTCGGGACCGATCACGATCGCCGTCTCTTCGAGGACCCCGACGCGTTCCGTCCCGATCGCTTCCGCGCGTGGCAGGGCGGTCCCTACGACTTCATCCCGCAGGGCGGCGGCCGCTACGAGACGGGCCACCGCTGCGCGGGCGAGTGGGTGACGATCGAGGCGATGAAGGTCGCGCTCGCGTTCCTCACGCGGGCGATCGACTTCCGGTTCGCGCCGCAGGACCCCCACATCGATCTCTCGCGCATCCCCACGCTGCCGCGCAGCGGGATGCTCCTCAGCGACGTGCGCGCCGTCTCGAGCGAGGCGCCGCGCCCGCCGGTCACGCGCCCCGACGGCGCCGCCGCGCGGGTCTGA
- a CDS encoding serine/threonine-protein kinase PknK, with protein sequence MTGRAFAIGPFALQELLGRGGMGEVWRAVHVAQGVPVAVKVLRGARSLSPRYVAAFRREAERLAALDHPAIVTVLDFGTLSADEARASDGQYVAGSPWIAMELAEGGSLAAHAPMAWSDVVHVARVLLDALAHAHARGVVHRDLKPANVLVSGCEDGTRAEVLLTDFGIAHALDGGELDEGDMGSDGLVTLAGTPGFMAPEQVRGEWRDFGPWTDLYSLGCTIWALLAGVEPFAGNTHRVLVAHITQELPPLPADVEVPEDGRAWIAQLARSDVHLRFRRAADAAAALERIAGTRGASERVWSRPASRAVASTLEVVRSRAASSVRTPDLRARAASTVLDAPLTPSPVRQAPPPPGPGAVPRSAPPPPKLPFPAHWRAERAPPSRMQLVGAGLSLYGAREIPLVDRDGARDAVWEALGDVHERRTLRVVVLRGASGVGKSRLLRWVLHRAHELGVASTLFATHGPERGPLDGLAPALARHLGCLRLSPEGLRARIDALLATQGEVDALEREAFFALLAKVACEPGTPQASEREAVGYALTRALGREARERTLVLGLDDLQWGDETARLLTNLVRDADAPPMLVIATVQEEALHVAPETAAAIAALEHDAHARVLAIAPLGEEDQLTLVQDLLRLEPGLARELVDRTAGNPLFAEQLVGDWVRREILEVRAEGFALRPGARVDLPDDLHGVWIARVERLLASRPAGEREALEIAALLGHHVDEAEWARACELAGLPSPRELAAALARARLIDRGREGGGLAFVHGMLRESVLRAAVEAVRRDAQVVVIERLLRERVEAGAAEAGERLGRLLAETGRDREAVPLLIESAHNRRVQSEAATSLALLDLADACAHRAGIADDDPLWGRAWLTRSATLRSIGDYPAALELADRTTARRALPGWDALAPLALLRRAEVESRSGQVEAARIALTEAHDALLPQGDLISAGQAVWLLGWLDAFTGHLDDALGRFRLIEAFATRQVEPRLALHLYWAIGFAHLARQDIAEAARAYARAKEIAIAHRSRLALAHVRFGEAAIALARGALEEAIATAEESIALYRSVRSTEQHFAEVVLGMAWARNGRPDLADEVLTRSEETLERHGRHAFAVRVGMVHAAVDATLGRWDAMRARLVAGLETSRRDGYRETMLAREVMLALELARAAGREEEAGLARELALLHLDLPHTRAEHDALAASV encoded by the coding sequence GTGACTGGGCGGGCGTTCGCGATCGGTCCGTTCGCGCTGCAGGAGCTGCTCGGGCGCGGCGGGATGGGTGAGGTGTGGCGTGCCGTCCACGTCGCGCAGGGCGTGCCCGTCGCGGTGAAGGTGCTGCGCGGCGCGCGCTCGCTCTCGCCTCGCTACGTCGCGGCGTTCCGGAGGGAGGCGGAGCGGCTCGCGGCGCTCGATCATCCGGCGATCGTCACGGTGCTCGACTTCGGCACGCTCTCGGCGGACGAGGCGCGCGCGAGCGACGGGCAATACGTCGCGGGCAGCCCGTGGATCGCGATGGAGCTCGCGGAGGGCGGCTCGCTCGCGGCCCACGCGCCGATGGCGTGGAGCGACGTGGTGCACGTCGCGCGCGTGCTGCTCGATGCGCTCGCCCATGCCCACGCGCGAGGGGTGGTGCACCGCGATCTGAAGCCCGCGAACGTGCTGGTGTCGGGCTGCGAGGACGGGACGCGCGCGGAGGTGCTGCTCACCGACTTCGGCATCGCGCACGCGCTCGATGGCGGCGAGCTGGACGAGGGCGACATGGGCTCCGACGGGCTGGTGACGCTCGCCGGCACGCCGGGGTTCATGGCGCCCGAGCAGGTGCGCGGAGAGTGGCGCGACTTCGGGCCGTGGACCGATCTGTACTCGCTCGGGTGCACGATCTGGGCGCTGCTCGCGGGGGTCGAGCCGTTCGCGGGGAACACGCATCGAGTGCTCGTCGCGCACATCACGCAGGAGCTCCCGCCGCTGCCGGCCGATGTCGAAGTGCCGGAGGACGGGCGGGCGTGGATCGCGCAGCTCGCGCGCTCCGACGTGCACTTGCGGTTTCGTCGCGCCGCGGACGCGGCGGCGGCGCTCGAGCGCATCGCGGGCACGCGCGGCGCGAGCGAGCGGGTGTGGTCGCGCCCGGCGAGCCGTGCCGTCGCGAGCACGCTCGAGGTGGTGCGCTCGCGCGCGGCGTCGTCGGTGCGCACGCCCGATCTCCGAGCACGCGCGGCGTCGACGGTGCTCGACGCGCCGCTCACGCCCTCGCCGGTGCGCCAGGCTCCGCCGCCGCCCGGCCCGGGCGCGGTGCCTCGGTCGGCGCCGCCGCCGCCGAAGCTGCCCTTCCCCGCGCACTGGCGCGCCGAGCGTGCGCCTCCGTCGCGCATGCAGCTCGTCGGCGCCGGGCTCTCGCTGTACGGCGCGCGGGAGATCCCGCTCGTCGATCGCGACGGGGCGCGCGACGCGGTGTGGGAGGCGCTGGGTGACGTGCACGAGCGGCGCACGCTGCGGGTGGTGGTGCTGCGCGGCGCGAGCGGGGTCGGCAAGAGCCGGCTGCTGCGGTGGGTGCTGCATCGCGCGCACGAGCTCGGGGTGGCGAGCACGCTGTTCGCGACCCACGGGCCGGAGCGCGGACCGCTCGACGGGCTCGCGCCCGCGCTGGCGCGCCATCTCGGGTGTCTGCGGCTGAGCCCCGAGGGGCTGCGCGCGCGCATCGACGCGCTGCTCGCGACGCAGGGCGAGGTCGACGCGCTGGAGCGCGAGGCGTTCTTCGCGTTGCTCGCGAAGGTCGCGTGCGAGCCGGGCACGCCGCAGGCGAGCGAGCGCGAGGCGGTGGGGTACGCGCTCACGCGCGCGCTGGGTCGTGAGGCGCGCGAGCGCACGCTGGTGCTCGGCCTCGACGATCTGCAGTGGGGCGACGAGACCGCGCGCCTCCTGACGAACCTGGTGCGCGACGCCGACGCGCCGCCGATGTTGGTGATCGCGACGGTGCAGGAGGAAGCGCTGCACGTCGCGCCCGAGACCGCGGCGGCGATCGCGGCGCTCGAGCACGACGCGCACGCGCGTGTGCTCGCGATCGCGCCGCTCGGCGAAGAGGACCAGCTCACGCTGGTGCAGGATCTGCTGCGCCTCGAGCCCGGGCTCGCGCGCGAGCTGGTGGATCGCACCGCGGGCAATCCGCTGTTCGCGGAGCAGCTCGTCGGCGACTGGGTGCGTCGCGAGATCCTCGAGGTGCGCGCCGAGGGGTTCGCGCTGCGGCCCGGGGCGCGGGTGGATCTCCCCGACGATCTCCACGGCGTGTGGATCGCGCGGGTGGAGCGCCTGCTCGCGAGCCGGCCCGCGGGGGAGCGCGAGGCGCTGGAGATCGCGGCGCTGCTGGGGCACCACGTCGACGAGGCCGAGTGGGCGCGGGCGTGCGAGCTCGCCGGGCTGCCCTCGCCGCGCGAGCTCGCGGCGGCGCTGGCGCGCGCGCGGCTGATCGATCGCGGGCGCGAGGGAGGCGGGCTCGCGTTCGTGCACGGCATGCTGCGGGAGAGCGTGCTGCGCGCCGCGGTCGAGGCGGTGCGGCGCGACGCGCAGGTCGTGGTGATCGAGCGGCTGCTGCGCGAGCGGGTGGAGGCCGGAGCGGCGGAGGCGGGCGAGCGGCTCGGCCGTCTGCTCGCCGAGACGGGCCGCGATCGCGAGGCGGTGCCGCTCTTGATCGAGAGCGCGCACAACCGCCGCGTGCAGTCGGAGGCCGCGACCTCGCTCGCGCTGCTCGACCTCGCGGATGCGTGCGCCCATCGCGCGGGGATCGCCGACGACGATCCGCTGTGGGGGCGCGCTTGGCTCACGCGATCGGCCACGCTGCGGAGCATCGGCGACTACCCGGCGGCGCTCGAGCTCGCAGATCGAACGACGGCGCGACGCGCGCTGCCGGGGTGGGACGCGCTCGCGCCGCTCGCGCTGCTGCGGCGCGCCGAGGTCGAGAGTCGGAGCGGCCAGGTCGAGGCGGCGCGCATCGCGCTGACCGAGGCCCACGACGCGCTGCTCCCGCAGGGCGATCTGATCAGCGCAGGCCAAGCGGTCTGGCTGCTGGGGTGGCTCGACGCGTTCACCGGGCACCTCGACGACGCGCTCGGTCGGTTCCGATTGATCGAGGCGTTCGCCACGCGGCAGGTGGAGCCGCGGCTCGCGCTGCACCTCTACTGGGCGATCGGCTTCGCGCACCTCGCGCGCCAGGACATCGCCGAGGCGGCGCGAGCGTACGCGCGGGCGAAGGAGATCGCGATCGCGCATCGCAGCCGTCTCGCGCTCGCCCACGTGCGCTTCGGCGAGGCCGCGATCGCGCTCGCGCGCGGCGCGCTCGAGGAGGCGATCGCGACCGCGGAGGAGTCGATCGCGCTCTATCGATCGGTGCGCTCCACCGAGCAGCACTTCGCGGAGGTCGTGCTCGGGATGGCGTGGGCGCGCAACGGACGGCCCGATCTCGCGGACGAGGTGCTCACGCGCTCCGAGGAGACGCTCGAGCGACACGGACGTCACGCGTTCGCGGTGCGCGTCGGCATGGTGCACGCAGCCGTCGACGCGACGCTGGGCCGCTGGGACGCGATGCGCGCGCGGCTGGTCGCGGGGCTCGAGACCTCGCGCCGCGATGGCTATCGCGAGACGATGCTCGCGCGCGAGGTGATGCTGGCGCTCGAGCTGGCGCGCGCGGCGGGACGCGAGGAGGAAGCAGGGCTGGCGCGCGAGCTCGCGCTCCTCCACCTCGACCTGCCGCACACCCGCGCCGAGCACGACGCGCTCGCGGCGAGCGTCTAG
- a CDS encoding glycosyltransferase yields the protein MSDPYLLLTFIPLYRDAAGRLYADRLWQRDLVRHFDYIPHVRLACPVRGIEDAAGIDLARIDVPEGTHLEIAELPWTPSVRTALLALPRTVRALHRGIRDAGLVHSGIVGWPYPIGWIANFMAIAQQKPLVLVVESTPWRIAGTGAERPVHVLRALTTEALGRFFVNRADLTFFTHEGYRRELSTKPRGRAFITPAAWIDEKDVLTREDAARVWEKKRGETPRFVYPSRLLREKGTDVLLDALVKLEAQGKTVHVDVIGVGDRRSAFEQAAQRLRVVKLRFLEPVSYGEPFFRFLDAYHAVLVPQLGDEQPRILFDAYARALPVLASDTPGVAAFVDEDVTGRLHARGDANELAALLEWAHGNVGELERMGTIARERALTFTHRAMHEARARVLREHYASTVSPNETADPEVAEVA from the coding sequence ATGTCCGATCCCTATCTGCTTCTGACGTTCATTCCGCTCTATCGCGACGCCGCGGGCCGGCTCTACGCCGACCGCCTCTGGCAGCGCGACCTGGTGCGTCATTTCGACTACATCCCGCACGTGCGCCTCGCGTGCCCGGTGCGCGGTATCGAGGACGCGGCGGGGATCGACCTCGCGCGCATCGACGTGCCCGAGGGCACGCACCTCGAGATCGCCGAGCTGCCGTGGACGCCCTCGGTGCGCACGGCGCTGCTCGCGCTGCCGCGCACCGTGCGGGCGCTGCACCGCGGCATCCGCGACGCCGGCCTGGTGCACTCGGGGATCGTGGGCTGGCCCTACCCGATCGGCTGGATCGCGAACTTCATGGCGATCGCCCAGCAGAAGCCGCTGGTGCTGGTGGTGGAGAGCACGCCGTGGCGCATCGCGGGGACCGGCGCCGAGCGCCCGGTGCACGTGCTGCGGGCGCTCACGACCGAGGCGCTGGGGCGCTTCTTCGTGAACCGAGCGGACCTCACGTTCTTCACGCACGAGGGCTATCGGCGCGAGCTCTCGACCAAGCCGCGCGGGCGCGCGTTCATCACGCCCGCGGCGTGGATCGACGAGAAGGACGTGCTCACCCGCGAGGACGCGGCGCGGGTCTGGGAGAAGAAGCGCGGGGAGACGCCGCGCTTCGTGTATCCCTCGCGCCTGCTGCGCGAGAAGGGCACCGACGTGCTGCTCGACGCGCTGGTGAAGCTCGAGGCGCAGGGCAAGACGGTGCACGTCGACGTGATCGGCGTCGGGGATCGCCGGAGCGCGTTCGAGCAAGCTGCGCAGCGACTGCGGGTCGTGAAGCTGCGCTTCCTCGAGCCGGTGTCGTACGGCGAGCCGTTCTTCCGGTTCCTCGACGCGTACCACGCGGTGCTCGTGCCGCAGCTGGGCGACGAGCAGCCGCGCATCTTGTTCGACGCGTACGCGCGCGCGCTGCCGGTGCTCGCATCGGACACGCCGGGCGTGGCGGCGTTCGTCGACGAAGACGTGACCGGGCGCTTGCACGCACGCGGCGATGCGAACGAGCTCGCGGCGCTGCTCGAGTGGGCGCACGGCAACGTGGGCGAGCTCGAGCGGATGGGCACGATCGCGCGCGAGCGCGCGCTGACGTTCACCCATCGCGCGATGCACGAGGCCCGAGCGCGCGTGCTGCGCGAGCACTACGCGAGCACGGTGAGCCCGAACGAGACGGCAGACCCCGAGGTCGCCGAGGTCGCGTGA
- a CDS encoding DEAD/DEAH box helicase, with the protein MREPVDRVAEQMGEGPGAAALRSLGTATDESLLGPVLESPAVHERFDEIGPAARSALHASFGAWSRDRQKKARASEGRISDVAEHELVSWARRLGVEERLDDPVAQIARFAEGGSWVADALRFGIAGDVRRAALGRTSARGIPPHELAAAARKYLEACAADAAQHARREMLWRQTPAQPALARLAESLRRMEMSLRTQNGGIAARVGRDAVTLDASVPCLSLGRTDETWDGRELKLVLAGHEQGELAFEPPHPSPRRALALVRVALDAVHDSSNALHAPLTEALAMPTWKRLVESIEEELIAADEREVETRVVFRVAMSETGAPVVDVAEQRRGARGRWTKGSRITPGAALASKHPIGPAEALALRALGDMYRPSASAEALFALVGRPDVVSERGAPLEVRRVEARFALADEVGGVRPALALGEARIPVEIAATRVRDASCVAHVMLERGLVLVAAIDRDLSRLVLAASRHSAVVPDAERAAILPLVERVAARVPVTLSAALEREVAPLAPVLFVRIVPDESGASVEIRTRLSPSTSASAGVGATLVSVLGDGTAEPVLRRRDLGRELHDAHELARAIGLPEEQTHAHLATEDELLSLIAALHAHPDVEVEWPEDTASRARYVGAIGRGGLRVSVKSAAEWFGVDGEVEIDGEMVKLAELLAQVRAGRRFVRLSRGRFALIEADLRARLERAADVVFETKRGQLAVVPAAGDALESLADDGALRSDEAWSRIRTKLRTGALGEIAVPETLHATLRDYQRAGFAWLARLASVEAGAVLADDMGLGKTVQALALLAHRASDGPALVVAPTSLGDNWLREAERFAPSLRVRLHRGPARHAALENDPPRAGDVLIASYDVVALDEDALTALDFATLVLDEAQAIKNPEAQRTKAARALRARVRIALTGTPLENRLSELWSIVSVVHPGLLGPWEHFRARFAQPIEKDGDKARLAALSELVRPYLLRRTKEVVTPELPPRIELVRDVELSDAERRLYDAERTRAITALAGADESQRFRVLASITRLRELACDASLVVPDASVASSKLASLMELIDELEGAGRKVLVFSQFVRLLENAASLLRARKTSYLQLDGSTPAPERARRVEAFQRGEATVFLLSLKAGGTGLNLTAADTVVHLDPWWNPAVEDQASDRAHRIGQDKPVTIVRLVTKDTIEESVLALHATKRELTRGVLEGADAAGALSAVELVDLIRGGVERDVRRSRTL; encoded by the coding sequence TTGCGCGAGCCCGTCGATCGCGTGGCGGAGCAGATGGGCGAGGGCCCGGGCGCGGCCGCGCTGCGCAGCCTCGGCACGGCGACCGACGAGAGCTTGCTCGGGCCGGTGCTCGAGAGCCCCGCGGTGCACGAGCGCTTCGACGAGATCGGGCCCGCGGCCCGCAGCGCGCTGCACGCGTCGTTCGGCGCGTGGTCGCGCGACCGCCAGAAGAAAGCGCGCGCCAGCGAAGGGCGCATCAGCGACGTCGCAGAGCACGAGCTCGTCAGCTGGGCGCGCCGGCTCGGCGTCGAGGAGCGCCTCGACGATCCGGTCGCGCAGATCGCGCGCTTCGCCGAGGGCGGCAGCTGGGTCGCGGACGCGCTGCGCTTCGGGATCGCGGGCGACGTGCGGCGGGCGGCGCTGGGCCGGACCAGCGCGCGGGGAATTCCTCCCCACGAGCTCGCGGCGGCGGCGCGCAAGTACCTCGAGGCGTGCGCGGCGGACGCGGCGCAGCACGCGCGGCGCGAGATGTTGTGGCGGCAGACACCCGCCCAGCCCGCGCTGGCGCGGCTCGCGGAGTCGCTGCGCCGGATGGAGATGTCGCTGCGCACCCAGAACGGCGGGATCGCGGCGCGGGTCGGGCGCGACGCGGTCACGCTCGATGCATCGGTGCCCTGTCTCTCGCTGGGCCGCACCGACGAGACGTGGGACGGGCGCGAGCTGAAGCTCGTGCTCGCGGGGCACGAGCAGGGCGAGCTCGCGTTCGAGCCGCCGCATCCCTCGCCGCGTCGCGCCCTCGCGCTGGTGCGGGTCGCCCTCGACGCGGTGCACGACTCGTCGAACGCGCTGCACGCCCCGCTCACCGAGGCCCTCGCGATGCCGACCTGGAAGCGGCTCGTCGAGAGCATCGAGGAAGAGCTGATCGCGGCCGACGAGCGCGAGGTCGAGACCCGTGTCGTGTTCCGCGTCGCGATGAGCGAGACCGGTGCGCCGGTGGTCGACGTCGCGGAGCAGCGTCGCGGCGCGCGCGGTCGGTGGACCAAGGGCTCGCGCATCACGCCGGGCGCGGCGCTCGCGAGCAAGCACCCGATCGGTCCCGCGGAGGCGCTCGCGCTGCGCGCGCTCGGCGACATGTACCGCCCCAGCGCGTCGGCCGAGGCGCTCTTCGCGCTGGTCGGTCGGCCCGACGTGGTGTCGGAGCGCGGCGCGCCGCTCGAGGTGCGCCGGGTGGAGGCGCGCTTCGCGCTCGCCGACGAAGTGGGCGGCGTGCGCCCCGCGCTCGCCCTCGGCGAGGCGCGGATCCCGGTCGAGATCGCGGCGACGCGGGTGCGCGATGCGAGCTGTGTCGCGCACGTGATGCTCGAGCGCGGCCTGGTGCTGGTCGCGGCGATCGATCGTGATCTCTCGCGGCTGGTGCTCGCCGCGTCGCGCCACTCCGCGGTGGTGCCCGACGCCGAGCGCGCCGCGATCCTGCCGCTCGTCGAGCGGGTCGCGGCCCGGGTGCCGGTGACGCTCTCGGCCGCGCTCGAGCGCGAGGTCGCGCCGCTGGCGCCCGTGCTCTTCGTGCGGATCGTGCCCGACGAGTCGGGCGCGAGCGTGGAGATCCGCACCCGTCTCTCGCCCTCGACCAGCGCGAGCGCGGGCGTCGGCGCGACGCTGGTCTCGGTGCTCGGAGACGGCACCGCGGAGCCGGTGCTGCGCCGCCGCGACCTGGGGCGCGAGCTGCACGACGCGCACGAGCTCGCGCGCGCGATCGGGCTCCCCGAGGAGCAGACCCACGCGCACCTCGCGACCGAGGACGAGCTGCTCTCGCTGATCGCCGCGCTCCACGCGCATCCCGACGTCGAGGTCGAGTGGCCCGAGGACACCGCGTCGCGCGCTCGCTACGTCGGTGCGATCGGGCGCGGCGGGCTGCGCGTCAGCGTGAAGAGCGCGGCCGAGTGGTTCGGGGTCGACGGCGAGGTCGAGATCGACGGCGAGATGGTGAAGCTCGCCGAGCTGCTCGCGCAGGTGCGCGCCGGGCGGCGGTTCGTGCGGCTCTCGCGCGGTCGGTTCGCGCTGATCGAGGCGGATCTGCGGGCGCGCCTCGAGCGCGCCGCGGACGTGGTGTTCGAGACCAAGCGCGGCCAGCTCGCGGTGGTGCCCGCCGCGGGCGACGCGCTCGAGTCGCTCGCCGACGACGGCGCGCTGCGCTCCGACGAGGCGTGGTCGCGCATCCGCACGAAGCTGCGCACCGGCGCGCTGGGCGAGATCGCGGTGCCCGAGACGCTGCACGCGACATTGCGCGACTACCAGCGCGCGGGGTTCGCGTGGCTGGCGCGGCTCGCATCGGTCGAGGCGGGCGCGGTGCTCGCCGACGACATGGGCCTCGGCAAGACGGTGCAGGCCCTCGCGCTCCTCGCCCACCGCGCGAGCGACGGGCCCGCGCTGGTCGTCGCGCCGACGTCGCTGGGCGACAACTGGCTGCGCGAGGCCGAGCGCTTCGCGCCCTCGCTGCGAGTGCGCCTCCATCGCGGTCCCGCGCGCCACGCCGCGCTGGAGAACGATCCGCCGCGCGCCGGCGACGTGCTCATCGCGAGCTACGACGTGGTCGCGCTCGACGAAGACGCGCTCACCGCGCTCGACTTCGCGACGCTGGTGCTCGACGAGGCCCAGGCGATCAAGAACCCCGAGGCCCAGCGCACCAAGGCGGCGCGCGCGCTTCGGGCCCGGGTGCGCATCGCGCTCACCGGCACGCCGCTCGAGAACCGGCTCTCCGAGCTGTGGAGCATCGTGTCGGTGGTGCATCCCGGACTGCTCGGTCCCTGGGAGCACTTCCGCGCGCGCTTCGCGCAGCCGATCGAGAAGGACGGCGACAAGGCGCGCCTCGCCGCGCTCTCCGAGCTGGTGCGCCCGTACCTGCTGCGCCGCACGAAGGAAGTCGTCACGCCCGAGCTGCCGCCGCGCATCGAGCTGGTGCGCGACGTCGAGCTCTCCGATGCCGAGCGGCGCCTCTACGACGCCGAGCGCACCCGCGCGATCACCGCGCTCGCGGGCGCCGACGAGTCGCAGCGCTTCCGCGTGCTCGCGTCGATCACCCGGCTGCGCGAGCTGGCGTGCGACGCGTCGCTGGTGGTGCCCGACGCGAGCGTCGCGTCGTCGAAGCTCGCCTCGCTGATGGAGCTGATCGACGAGCTCGAGGGTGCGGGCCGCAAGGTGCTGGTGTTCTCGCAGTTCGTGCGCCTGCTCGAGAACGCGGCGTCGCTGCTGCGCGCGCGCAAGACCAGCTACCTGCAGCTCGACGGCTCCACGCCGGCGCCCGAGCGGGCGCGCCGCGTCGAGGCGTTCCAGCGCGGCGAGGCGACGGTCTTCCTGCTCTCGCTGAAGGCGGGCGGCACCGGGCTCAACCTCACCGCGGCGGACACCGTGGTGCACCTCGATCCGTGGTGGAACCCCGCGGTCGAAGATCAGGCGAGCGATCGCGCGCACCGCATCGGCCAGGACAAGCCGGTCACGATCGTGCGCCTCGTGACGAAGGACACGATCGAGGAGTCGGTGCTCGCGCTGCACGCGACCAAGCGCGAGCTCACGCGCGGTGTGCTCGAGGGCGCCGATGCCGCGGGCGCGCTGAGCGCGGTCGAGCTCGTCGATCTGATCCGCGGCGGCGTCGAGCGCGACGTGCGCCGCAGCCGGACGCTCTAG
- a CDS encoding glutathione S-transferase family protein yields MITVHHLDDSRSQRVLWMLEELGVPYEIQHYKRDPKTMLAPVELRRVHPLGKVPVITDDGVTVAESGAILEYLVERYGQERWRPAAGTPDALRFTYWMHYAEGSATPPLLVKLILDRIREAPMPFIAKPIARRIADQVEQAYVEPNVSRMLDFMEGELALRTWFAGDEISAADVQMSFPIEAAAQRFALDRHPKLRAFLQRIHARPAYRRAIERGGPYRYA; encoded by the coding sequence GTGATCACCGTTCATCATCTCGACGATTCGCGGTCGCAGCGCGTGCTCTGGATGCTCGAGGAGCTCGGCGTGCCCTACGAGATCCAGCACTACAAGCGGGACCCGAAGACGATGCTCGCGCCGGTCGAGCTGCGGCGGGTGCACCCACTCGGGAAGGTGCCGGTGATCACCGACGACGGCGTGACCGTCGCCGAGAGCGGCGCGATCCTCGAGTATCTCGTCGAACGCTACGGGCAGGAGCGATGGCGGCCCGCCGCGGGCACCCCGGACGCGCTGCGCTTCACGTACTGGATGCACTACGCCGAGGGCTCGGCGACGCCGCCGCTGCTCGTGAAGCTGATCCTCGATCGCATCCGCGAGGCGCCGATGCCGTTCATCGCGAAGCCGATCGCGCGACGGATCGCCGATCAGGTGGAGCAGGCGTACGTCGAGCCGAACGTCTCGCGCATGCTGGACTTCATGGAGGGCGAGCTCGCGCTGCGCACCTGGTTCGCGGGGGACGAGATCAGCGCGGCCGACGTGCAGATGAGCTTCCCGATCGAGGCCGCGGCCCAGCGCTTCGCGCTCGATCGGCACCCGAAGCTGCGCGCCTTCCTCCAGCGCATCCACGCGCGTCCGGCGTACCGGCGCGCGATCGAGCGCGGCGGGCCCTATCGCTACGCGTGA
- a CDS encoding DUF1360 domain-containing protein produces MDNETICRDLRRHHVIGRGHDREPLVDYAVLATTFLTVTSTAVVSALRRDALPRELPLRDALLLGLATTRLTRLFTREKVTRVVRAPFTEVEEGASPDEVKERPRGDGWTRALGELLTCPRCFGMWASAALSIAYVFAPGPTRFASGLLTAALVNDYVNLRFAKARRAAHA; encoded by the coding sequence ATGGACAACGAGACCATCTGCCGCGACCTCCGCCGGCACCACGTGATCGGCCGCGGCCACGATCGCGAGCCGCTGGTCGACTACGCGGTGCTCGCGACGACGTTCCTCACGGTCACGTCGACCGCCGTCGTCTCGGCGCTCCGCCGCGACGCGCTGCCTCGCGAGCTGCCGCTGCGCGACGCGCTCCTGCTCGGCCTCGCGACCACGCGCCTCACGCGCCTCTTCACGCGCGAGAAGGTCACGCGCGTGGTGCGCGCCCCGTTCACCGAGGTGGAAGAGGGCGCGAGCCCCGACGAGGTGAAGGAGCGACCGCGCGGCGACGGCTGGACCCGCGCGCTCGGCGAGCTGCTCACGTGCCCGCGCTGCTTCGGCATGTGGGCCAGCGCTGCGCTCTCGATCGCCTACGTCTTCGCGCCCGGGCCCACGCGCTTCGCGTCGGGCCTGCTCACCGCCGCGCTGGTCAACGACTACGTGAACCTCCGCTTCGCGAAGGCTCGCCGCGCCGCTCACGCGTAG